A genomic stretch from Candidatus Zymogenaceae bacterium includes:
- a CDS encoding PAS domain-containing protein codes for MLPFREIVLLVEDDVEFARLIRTMIHERRGEQIEVIHVRNIAEALDIVSSIIPDIILTDIIPDTGSDAHTIEILQNSAPGAPVIVLSSWEYENVAIQALKQGAQDYLFKKDITPDILIRSIAYALERTRMQEGLMLSEERLRAQYAGIPVPTFTFRIDPEDFTLINFNHAADKIIGETDGADIGTSALLLFKEKNEIIHLMHQCARDRENKKSELEYTDKNTGKTRFFSVSCSFLPRNLVMVCIEDITEKRIAQELLQRAHDELEAEVVRRTKELKRQDRLLKKETKERDRIERELAATTGELRVILDNVSESIVYFDTDLRIQWANRAAAELTGVPEGKMIGKECHKLFKERKAVRDACPVTAALSGKKECVGEIESSDGRKWRVKAVPVIDDAGKVDGVIEIRSDITADRHKE; via the coding sequence ATGTTACCGTTTAGAGAAATAGTACTCCTGGTGGAGGACGATGTTGAATTCGCCCGGCTCATCCGTACGATGATACATGAACGGCGGGGTGAGCAGATAGAGGTGATTCACGTGCGGAATATCGCCGAAGCCCTGGATATTGTTTCTTCGATCATACCCGATATCATCCTCACCGATATCATCCCGGATACTGGTTCGGATGCACATACCATTGAAATCCTTCAAAACAGTGCACCCGGCGCGCCCGTTATCGTTCTCTCATCCTGGGAGTACGAGAACGTAGCGATACAGGCGCTCAAACAGGGCGCTCAGGATTACCTGTTCAAGAAAGACATCACGCCGGACATCCTCATCAGGTCCATTGCCTATGCCCTGGAGCGGACGCGCATGCAGGAGGGATTAATGCTCTCCGAAGAGCGGCTCCGCGCCCAGTATGCAGGAATTCCCGTACCCACCTTCACATTTCGGATCGACCCGGAAGATTTCACCCTGATTAATTTCAATCACGCCGCGGATAAAATTATTGGAGAAACAGACGGCGCCGATATCGGGACGAGCGCCCTGTTGTTATTCAAGGAAAAAAACGAGATCATCCACCTGATGCATCAATGCGCCCGGGATCGGGAGAATAAAAAGAGCGAGCTTGAGTATACGGACAAAAATACGGGAAAGACACGGTTCTTCTCGGTCAGTTGCTCGTTTTTGCCCAGGAATCTGGTGATGGTCTGTATCGAGGATATTACCGAAAAGCGGATTGCCCAGGAACTCCTCCAGCGCGCCCATGACGAGCTGGAAGCAGAGGTGGTACGGCGGACCAAGGAGCTGAAACGTCAAGACAGACTTCTGAAAAAAGAGACCAAGGAACGGGACCGGATCGAGCGGGAGCTGGCCGCAACCACGGGCGAGCTTCGAGTGATACTCGACAATGTTTCGGAGAGCATCGTTTATTTCGATACCGATTTGCGGATACAGTGGGCGAACAGGGCGGCCGCGGAGCTGACCGGTGTTCCCGAAGGGAAGATGATCGGGAAAGAGTGTCACAAGCTGTTCAAGGAGCGCAAGGCCGTCCGGGACGCCTGTCCGGTCACAGCCGCCCTTTCCGGCAAAAAGGAGTGTGTCGGGGAAATCGAATCGAGTGACGGGCGGAAGTGGCGCGTCAAGGCCGTCCCGGTCATCGACGATGCGGGAAAGGTCGACGGCGTCATCGAGATCAGGAGCGATATCACCGCCGACAGGCATAAGGAATAG
- a CDS encoding Zn-ribbon domain-containing OB-fold protein, with translation MEYTLTFDEYNRALKKNRLLGLTCTKCSAVITPPVMICPACGAGDLEVKELSGRGVIQTFTVNFVAPLGRESEAPYTVVMVELDEGPWIMGNLVDVDPAVVNMDIIGKRVRMGETIGARVFPGDAYSAGDACRPLFQFEK, from the coding sequence ATGGAATATACGCTGACATTCGACGAATATAACAGAGCACTCAAAAAAAACCGGCTTTTGGGATTGACATGCACAAAGTGCAGTGCGGTCATCACGCCGCCGGTGATGATCTGCCCGGCCTGCGGTGCCGGCGACCTTGAAGTAAAGGAGCTGAGTGGTCGGGGCGTCATTCAGACATTTACCGTCAACTTCGTGGCTCCCCTCGGCAGAGAGAGCGAGGCCCCCTATACCGTCGTGATGGTGGAGTTGGATGAAGGGCCGTGGATCATGGGGAACCTGGTGGACGTGGACCCCGCCGTCGTAAACATGGATATTATTGGGAAAAGGGTGAGGATGGGGGAGACCATCGGCGCCCGCGTGTTTCCCGGGGACGCCTATTCGGCGGGTGACGCCTGCCGGCCCCTGTTTCAATTCGAAAAGTGA
- a CDS encoding propanoyl-CoA acyltransferase, which yields MRNVIVLGVAQTKFTGPQQKTGVELFAEASSEAIAASRITPADIQALFLGNALGDFCEGQGMIQAFIAQNIGCPGIPANKYDGACASASMAVRDAFMWVASGQYDFVLAGGVERAATMGTPLATRTFAMFSDSRYEFPSGVTFPGVFAMLAHLYAKRYDVPLKLLKEQMATVSVQSYRHGMHNPKAQMQKEVTVEDVLSSFTVATPLQLHDCCPFSDGAAAIVLASEKAAEKLTDKPVYVIGAGQASAGPLAGQKDTLPRIYSRELSSKRAYEMAGIGPEDVDVCELHDCFSIASLIASESLGFFDYGTSGDAWMKGEADIGGKIAINPSGGLKSKGHPIGATGAAQVYEIVRQLREEVESERQVPGAKIGMTDTLGGDGGTLVNMIFKRGW from the coding sequence ATGAGAAATGTCATCGTGCTTGGTGTGGCGCAGACGAAATTCACCGGTCCCCAACAAAAAACCGGCGTGGAGCTGTTTGCCGAGGCGTCGTCCGAGGCCATCGCCGCGTCCCGCATTACACCTGCGGATATACAGGCGCTCTTTCTGGGCAACGCCCTGGGAGATTTCTGCGAAGGCCAGGGGATGATTCAGGCGTTCATCGCCCAAAACATCGGATGCCCTGGGATTCCCGCAAATAAGTACGACGGCGCCTGTGCGTCGGCGTCCATGGCCGTGCGGGACGCCTTTATGTGGGTGGCGTCGGGCCAGTATGATTTTGTCCTGGCCGGCGGTGTGGAGCGCGCAGCCACAATGGGAACGCCGCTTGCCACCAGGACCTTCGCCATGTTCAGCGACAGCCGTTACGAATTCCCGTCGGGCGTCACCTTCCCCGGTGTATTCGCAATGCTGGCGCATCTTTATGCGAAGCGATACGATGTGCCGCTGAAACTGCTCAAGGAACAAATGGCGACGGTATCCGTCCAGTCATACCGCCACGGGATGCACAACCCGAAGGCCCAGATGCAAAAGGAGGTTACCGTGGAGGACGTACTCTCCTCGTTCACGGTAGCCACGCCGCTTCAGCTGCATGACTGCTGCCCTTTTTCCGACGGCGCGGCGGCGATAGTGCTGGCTTCTGAGAAGGCAGCCGAAAAACTCACCGACAAGCCGGTTTACGTCATCGGTGCGGGTCAGGCCTCCGCCGGCCCCCTGGCCGGCCAGAAGGATACCCTGCCGCGCATCTATTCCCGGGAGCTCTCCTCAAAGCGGGCATACGAGATGGCGGGTATCGGTCCGGAGGACGTTGACGTCTGCGAGCTGCACGATTGTTTTTCCATCGCAAGTCTCATCGCCTCCGAAAGCCTCGGATTTTTCGATTACGGCACCTCCGGGGACGCATGGATGAAGGGCGAGGCGGATATCGGCGGGAAGATCGCCATCAATCCGTCGGGCGGGCTCAAGTCCAAGGGCCACCCCATCGGCGCCACGGGCGCCGCCCAGGTGTACGAAATCGTTCGGCAGCTCCGGGAAGAGGTGGAATCCGAGCGGCAGGTGCCGGGGGCTAAGATCGGCATGACCGACACCCTGGGGGGAGACGGGGGGACGCTTGTGAACATGATTTTCAAGAGGGGCTGGTAA
- a CDS encoding MFS transporter produces the protein MTENTITNPGDRTDTVGGQRLPFGIKLGYGVGDIASNFFIVTTGMYLLYFLTNVLNVDPAVAGMALFFPKLWDVVSDPMMGVISDKTKSSMGRRRPYLLYGAVPFGLTFFALFMAPHYTSEIMRAVHVSILFVLGCTAFTVINVPYSSMVPEMTDDYNERMSLVSFRMIFASVGALLAGGLAMPLVEMGGGGEAGYRFMGIIFGVVIVATCLICFFGTRKAASIPAVEKTPPIKEQIVIAFKNFPFLMLISSYFFQALAIGILMAGFIYYVIYAMALPETAMTTAFPVFLVTAIIFIPVWVQVGKRLGKIKAYVVGLVIFIVSMASLFFTDASQLKLFYAQIFVAGIGFSSFQLFPFSMLPDTVEYDEMQSGLRREGVFSGMWSAGQKIAYSVSPAIVGFALKLSGFTLEGAQPDSVETGIRIMFCLVPALVVLISFIPFSKYELTAERFEEIKRKIESAR, from the coding sequence ATGACCGAAAACACTATCACGAATCCCGGCGACCGGACGGATACCGTCGGAGGACAGAGGCTCCCCTTCGGGATCAAGCTCGGCTACGGTGTGGGCGATATCGCCAGTAATTTTTTCATCGTCACCACCGGCATGTACCTGCTCTATTTTCTCACCAACGTCCTGAACGTGGACCCGGCGGTGGCCGGGATGGCCCTCTTTTTCCCGAAGTTGTGGGATGTGGTGTCCGACCCGATGATGGGCGTCATCTCGGATAAGACGAAATCATCCATGGGGAGACGGCGCCCCTATCTGCTCTACGGCGCCGTGCCCTTCGGCCTGACCTTCTTTGCCCTGTTCATGGCGCCCCATTACACATCGGAAATCATGCGGGCGGTGCATGTGTCGATCCTCTTTGTCCTGGGGTGCACCGCCTTTACGGTCATCAATGTGCCCTATTCAAGCATGGTGCCGGAGATGACCGACGACTACAACGAGCGGATGTCGCTTGTGTCGTTTCGGATGATATTCGCGTCCGTCGGGGCGCTCCTGGCCGGGGGGCTGGCGATGCCGCTGGTGGAGATGGGGGGCGGCGGTGAGGCGGGCTATCGCTTCATGGGAATCATTTTCGGCGTTGTCATCGTCGCCACGTGCCTCATCTGCTTTTTCGGCACCAGGAAGGCCGCGTCCATCCCGGCGGTGGAAAAGACGCCGCCCATAAAAGAGCAGATCGTCATCGCGTTTAAGAACTTCCCCTTTTTGATGCTGATATCGAGCTATTTCTTCCAGGCCCTGGCCATCGGCATCCTCATGGCGGGATTCATCTATTACGTCATCTACGCCATGGCCCTTCCCGAAACCGCCATGACCACGGCGTTCCCGGTGTTCCTGGTCACGGCCATCATCTTCATCCCGGTCTGGGTGCAGGTGGGAAAACGCCTCGGCAAGATCAAGGCGTATGTGGTCGGCCTGGTGATATTCATCGTCAGCATGGCCTCGCTCTTTTTCACCGACGCATCCCAGTTGAAGCTCTTCTACGCCCAGATCTTCGTCGCGGGCATCGGCTTTTCGAGCTTCCAGCTCTTTCCGTTCTCGATGCTGCCGGACACAGTCGAGTACGACGAGATGCAGTCGGGCCTGCGCCGGGAGGGGGTGTTCTCTGGGATGTGGTCTGCGGGCCAGAAGATCGCCTACTCCGTCAGCCCGGCCATCGTGGGCTTCGCCCTGAAGCTCTCCGGCTTCACTCTGGAGGGCGCGCAGCCCGACAGCGTGGAGACCGGCATCAGGATCATGTTCTGCCTGGTGCCGGCCCTGGTGGTGCTCATCAGCTTCATCCCGTTTTCGAAGTATGAGCTGACCGCCGAGCGGTTCGAGGAGATCAAGCGGAAAATCGAGAGCGCGCGTTAG